TGTAGCCCGACTCGCGGCGCCCGTTCTGCTCGACAATCACCTGCACGTTGAAGCGCACCAGCGGACGCACGTCGGCGCCCATGATGCCGTCGCTGCGGGCCACCAGGATCGTATCCACGCCGCCGCCGAGGCTGACGATCACCTGCTTGACCCGCGGATCGGCCGCGCGCAGCAGCTTGTCGATGCGGCGCAGCGCCTCGACCTTGTCCTCGTTGCCCATCGAATCCACCGGGTCCACCGGCGCGTACAGGGCCTGCGCGTTGGCGCGCACCAGCGGCCGTGTGGTCAGGCTGCCGCCGTCGCGTGCGATCGCCCGCGCCGAGGTGGACGCGGCGATCAGCGCCTGCGCGTTGATCTCATCGGAATAGGCGAAACCGGTCTTCTCGCCGCTGATCGCGCGCACGCCCACCCCCTGCTCGATGGAGTGCGCGCCGTCCTTGACGATGCCGTCCTCCACGCTCCAGCTCTCGCGGCGGGCATGCTGGAAATACAGGTCGCCAAAGTCGATACCCGGCCCGAGCAGCGTGCCGAAGGTTCGCTCAAGTCCCCCGGCATCAAGCCCTGAGGGCAGCAGGAGGCGGGATTCGGCAAGTTGCAGGGTGTGGGTCATGGGATCTTCTGGGGAGGTGATGACGGAACGGGCGGCCTCCCTGGCGGGAAGGCGGCGCACGGGAGAAATCGGCGGGGGTGCAGCGGCGCGCAGGTGCAAAGCCACCCGGACGATATGCGGGCGACTGCGGGCGCTTCAACCGGCGGGCGGCCGCGCCGGTGACTCAGGCGGCGGCTCCACGGCAGGTCGTGCCGGCGCTTGGGCCGAAGTGCCCGTGCTGTTTTGGCGCGTGCCCGTCTCCGGCGGCGGCGCGGGTGAGGACGCGTTGCCCGGCCCTGCCGCAGACGCGGCCGGCCGCGCCTGGCCGTTGCGCTCGGGTTCCCGGCTGACCACGTCCACGTGCGGATCCTTCCAGGGACCGCTGACGCGATAGGTTTTCGCGCCGATCTGGCCCAGCGGTTTGCGCAGCACCGCGTTGGCCGCTGCGCCGATCGCCGCCCCCACCGGCCCACCGGCCAGCGCACCGGCCACGGTCAGCAGGTTGCCGGACCGCGGCAGCACCTCGATCGTCTGGTTGAAGGTTTCCGCGCGCAGGTCGGCTTCGCCGCGGATGTTGATCCGCGCCGCCGGGCCTTCGATGCGCAGGTCATCGCTGCTCGCCATACCGCCGGCAAAGCGGATGTCGCCCTTGGCCTCGTTGAAGGCAAAGCCCTTGGAGAAGAAATCGCGGAAGTCGAGCATCAGCCGGCGCGGCAGTTCGGCGATGCTGAGCAGGCCCAGCACGCGTCCGGCTCCCGGCTCCACGTCCAGCAGGCGACCGTCGCGCACCTCGCCCTTCAGGTTGCCGGACACCTTCACCAGCTCGAACTGCATCGGACCGCCCGGCCATTCGGCGGCCAGCGACATGCGGCCCTCGCCACCGTCGAGTCGCCCGACGTGGCCCAGGCCCGCGAGCAGGCGGCCGAAATCGGTGCTCGCCAGGTCGACTTCAAAACGGGTGCGCGCAACCCTGCCACGTCCGGTCCAGCTGCCGCGGACGTCAATCCGCTGGCCGGGCCTCTGCGCACTGAAATGCTCGATCTGCAGGCCAGCGGCGGTCGCGCGCGTGCGCAGCGACGCCCGGCCCAGCACCGCATCGTCCAGGCGCAGGTCGTCGATATCCAGCGCGAGCGGCGGGATGCGCGCCGGATCGATGTCCTCGTCGACGGTGGCGGTGGCAACATGCGGCGCGGGCTTGGGTGCGCCTGCCGCCTTCGTGGGCAGACGCCAGTGGACGCGTTCAAACCGGCCCGAGACCGGTGCGGTCGACGACTCGGGCACCTGCAGACGGCCCTGAAGGCGCGGGCCCTCCGCCTGCACCAGCAGCGCGCCGCCCGCCCCGGGCGAGACACGAACGCGGGCATCACCGAACTCCCCGCCAAACAGCTGCAGCCGATCGGTGCGGATGTCGATCTGGCCCAATGGCACGCCTGCGCCGCTTCCATCACCCGCGCCGGCCCGGGCCAGGCCGACCCAGCCGATCGCGTCCAGACTGCGCGCGCGACCGCTGGCGATCAGCCCGGAGGCCGGCGCCGGCGCCGGCAGCGTGGCGGTCCCGAGCGCGGCGCGGATGCCGGTGCGTTGACCGCTGCTGCGCGCACGCAGGGCCAGCACATCGCCCAGGACGACCTGCACCTCGCCCTGCTCCAGCGGCAGGGCGGTCTCCACCGTAGCCGCCAGCCGCTGCCCTGCCGGCTTGGCCAGCGGCGCAGGCAGCGTCAGCGCCGTACCCACCAGGTCGGACTGCAGCTTCAGGCGCGCAGCACCGCCGCTGCCGGTGCCTGCTGCGGGCACGAGCACACCCACCGTCCACGAAGAGCGACCGTGCATGTAGGGCGCGAGCCAGCCCAGCTCCGGTGCCCGCGCCAGCAGCGTATCGGCGCCGAACTGGGCCTGCAGGTCGGCCTCCAGCACGTTGCCCGAGTCGCGAACCGCATCCTTGCCCGAGCGCAGCGACAACTTGCCCGGGCGACCGCCCATCTGCACGTCAAGGCGGTCGGCGCGGAAACCGTTCTGGGTGTAGGTCACGGGACCGCGCACCTGCTCGAATGCCAGCCCCCAGCGCGGATCCGCCAGGCGCGCGCCGGCCAGGCGGACATTGCCGTCGATCGCCAGGGCGCCGTGCTCGACCATCGGCAGCGCCATGGCGAAATCGACCTCCGCGGGACCTGAGCCCTTGATCGAGGCGAACGTCTCCGGATTGAGTTGCTGCAGCGGGCTGGCGCGCAGCAGCCCGAGCAGGCGCGACACGTCGCTGCTGCCCTTGGCCTGGATGGCCAGCGTGCCGTGATCGTAATGGTCGACGCTGGCCTTCACGCTGGGGATCGCGATTCCGGCCAGCGTGCCGTGACCGCTGATGTCCAGGCCGTTGCCGATGAAGCTGGCCTGCAGGTCGAGCCCGGTCGCGGCCGGCCAGTCGGGCTGGAACGCGACCGTGGCGTCGGTAATGTGTGCGCTGGCCTCGAAGCGGCCGGTGTGGTCATCGAACGGCCAGTCGTCCAAGTCGCCGGAGACTATCGCGCGGCCGTCGCGGACGATGCCGTCGACCAGCGCGGTGTCCAGCCAGTGCAACAGCGCCTCGGGCATCAGGTGGCGCACCCAGAACCCCTTGGCGACCGGCAGGCGGGTCTCGTCCACCGTCGCCGCCAGGTCGATCCGCGGACGTCCGCCATCGCCGTTCCAACCCAGCCCGCCGCGGACGTTGGCGCCGAAATCCGGACCTTGGATGCGCAGCGCGGACGTGCCCGCCTGCCAGCCGTCCGGCCCGCGCCAGCCGGCCACGTTGCCCGTCAGATGGACCACATGGGGCACCCCGAAGCCGCGCGGCCAGTCAAAGCTCATCGCCGCGGACGGATCCAGCTGGGCACTGAAGCCCTCGGCGTCACCGCGCACGTCCGCCGCCAGCCCGTTGATGCCCGGCGCGTTGCCCAGCGGCGCAAAGCCCAAACCGTCGATGCGCACGGCGCCCTGCATGCCGCCGTCGCGGCGTCCCTGCAGATCCACCCCCGACAGCGATCCGTGCGGGCGCGCATGCAACAGCCAATGCCGCAGCGGTCCGGGCAGCTGGTTGCTGAGCACGGCCAGCGACGCCAGCGGCTGCAGATCGATATGCTCGGCCACGAGCCCGTATTGGCGACCGGCGGCGAGGGTCAGCGGACCGAAGCGGTGGTCCTCGCCCTGCGTCTGCAGATGCAGCAGCGGCGCGTCCAGCTGCCAGCCACCATCGGTGCGTCGCCAGATCACCCGGCTCTCGAGCAGGTCGATCACCTGCAGCGGAATCTGGCCGGCGGCGCCGGGCACCGGAGCGATCGTCGAACCGGCCAGCACCACGCGCTCCAGCGTCGTCTCCAGCTTGACCCCGACCAGGCGCTTGTCCTCCAGATCGGCCCATGCCCTGGCGCGGCCGTCGCCCGTCTGCAGGGTGATGCCGTGCAGGTCGAGCACCGAGGCCAGCGGCTGCAGCTCGGCGCGGTCGATTCCGACATACGCACGGCCGGCACCGCCGTGGCGGTGGAAGTCCAGCATCGCGACCACGGGTGCCGGGCGGCCGTCATCGCGGTTGTCCCTGGGAGTCGCGGAGGACAGCTCCTCCGGCCAGGCGCGCAGGCCGGCACGGACGCGATCGCCCTGCACGCGCAGGCGCAGGTCGATGCGCGGCACGTTCAGATCCAGTCCCAGATCGGGGGCCAGCACGGTCAGTGCGCCGTCGCTCACCTGCAGCTCGCCCAGCCCTTCCAGCGAGTGGAACGGATCGCCGTCCGCCTCGCGCTGGCCCGGCAGTCCGCGCACCTGCCAGCGGCCGTCGGGCGACCGTTCCAGGACCAGTTCCAGGCCGCGAAGGCGCAGCTCCGACAGCGGCACGCCCGGCCACAGCCCGGCGTAGATGGACAGCAGCATCTCGGCATCGCCGACATCGAACACGTCCGCGCCCTCGCCCAGGCGCAGGTTGTGCAACTGCAGCAAGGGGCCGCGACGCGTCCAGCCGGTTTGCAGACGGTCGAATGCCACTGGACGCCCGACCCGCTCGCCCAGCCAGGCGGCGACGCGGTCGGGGTGGCGCTCCACCAGCGGCAGCAACTGGCTGGCCACCGCGATCACCAGCGCCAGCAGCACCAGCACGATCCCCACGGTGTAGCCCACGCCCCGGCGGGCCAGTCGCAATCGGCGGCGCAGCGGCGTCGGCATCTCAGTCCAGGCGGGAGGCGTCAGAGCAGGACGACATCGAACTGCTCCTGGGCGTACTGGTCATCGGCCTGGAAGCGGATCGACTTGCCGAGGAATTCCTCCAGCTCGGCGACCGCGGTCGACTCCTCCTCGGTAATCCGCGCGACCACCTTGGGCGAGGCCATCACCATCAGGCGGTCGGCGTCGAACTGGCGTACCTGGCGCACGATTTCGCGGAAGATCTCGTAGGTGACCGTTTCGGGCGTCTTCAGCGTGCCGCGCCCGTTGCACTCGTGGCACGCCTCGGTGAGCTGGCGCTGCAGGCTCTCGGTGGTGCGCTTGCGCGTCATCTCCACCAGTCCCAGCGGCGAGAAGTCATACACCGTGGTCTTGGCGTGGTCCTTGGCCAGCGCCTTCTCCAGCGTGCGCAGGACCTGGCGCTTGTGCTCGGCATCGTTCATGTCGATGAAGTCGATGATGATGATCCCGCCCAGGTTGCGCAGGCGCAGCTGGCGGGCCACCGATTGCGCGGCCTCCAGGTTGGTGCGGTAAACCGTCTCCTCCAGGTTGCGCTGGCCCAGGAAGGAGCCGGTGTTGATGTCCACCGTGGTCATCGCCTCGGTCTGGTCGATCACCAGGTAGCCCCCGGATTTCAGCGGCACCTGCTTGTCGAGGGCGCGCTGGATCTCGTCCTCGACCCCGTAGAGGTCGAAGATCGGCCGCTCGCCGGCGTAGTGCCCGATCTTCTGCGCCAGCTCCGTCGTCCCGGCCGCGCCGGCGGCGCTCATGAACTGCGATGCAAACGTGCGCAGCCGCTCGAAGGTCTCGCGCGAATCCACCTTGACCTTGTCCACGTCGCGGCGGATCAGGTCGCGCACCGCGCGCAGCGGCAGGGTCAGGTCCTCATAGATGCACTCGCCCACGCGGGCGCTGGCGGAACGCTCGCCGATCAGGCTCCACACCCGCGCCAGGTAGGCCACGTCGTCGGCCAGGGCCTCCTCGGGCTGGCCTTCGGCGTTGGTGCGCACGATGTAGCCGTGGGTGTCGCCTGCGGCCGTGAGTCCACCGACGATGCCCTTGAGCCGGGCACGCTCGGCCTCATCCTCGATCCGGGCCGAGACCCCGATCACCCGCGTGTGCGGCAGCAGCACCAGGTAGCGCGAGGGAATGCTGGTCAGCGTGGTCAACCGGGCGCCCTTGCCACCGATCGGGTCCTTGACCACCTGGACGATGATTTCCTGGCCGTCGCGCAGCAATTCGCTGATCGGCCGGGTCGGCGGCGGTGGCGCGTTCGGGTCCTCCTCGCCGGTCAGCGCGGGCGCGGAGGGCCGGACGATATCGGCCGCATGCAGGAACGCCGCGCGCTCCAGCCCGATCTCCACGAAGGCCGCCTGCATCCCGGGCATCACCCGTTGCACCTTGCCCTTGTAGACGTTGCCGACCACGCCGCGGGCCCAGCCACGCTCGATATGAAGCTCCTGCAACATGCCGTTCTCGACCACGGCCACCCGCGTCTCGCGCGGGGTGACGTTGACCAGGATTTCCTCGCTCATGGCGCCTCCGTTGCGCAGGTGGGCAGGCCGGCGGCCAACGGGCCGAGACCGAATGTCGCCAGCAGTTGCGCGCTCTGGTGCAGCGGCAATCCCATGACGCCGGAATGGCTGCCGTCGAGGCGCTCAACGAATGCCTCGGCAAGTCCCTGGATCGCGTAGCCACCGGCCTTGCCGAAGGGCTCGCCGCTGTCGACGTAGGCATCGATGACGGCATCGGGCAAGCGCGCGAAGCGCACCTCGGACACCGACACAGCCTCTTCGTGGCGCGACGCCGAGACCAGCGCGAGCGCGGAGACCACGGTGTGCGGCACGCCCGACAGCCGTCGCAGCATCGCTGCCGCCTCGGCACTGTCGCGCGGCTTGCCGAACACGTCCTCGTCCAGAATCACCTCGGTGTCGCAACCCAGGACCAGGGCATCCGGCTCGCCGGACACGCGGGCCAGGCCCGCAAGCGCCTTGTCGCGGGCGACCCGGGAGACGTAGGCCTGCGCGGTTTCGTCCGCCTGTCGCTGTTCGGGCACGTCCAGCTCGAGCACGGCAAATTCCAGCCCGAGGCGAGTCAGCAGTTCGCGTCGACGCGGAGAG
This genomic interval from Lysobacter ciconiae contains the following:
- a CDS encoding YhdP family protein, with the protein product MPTPLRRRLRLARRGVGYTVGIVLVLLALVIAVASQLLPLVERHPDRVAAWLGERVGRPVAFDRLQTGWTRRGPLLQLHNLRLGEGADVFDVGDAEMLLSIYAGLWPGVPLSELRLRGLELVLERSPDGRWQVRGLPGQREADGDPFHSLEGLGELQVSDGALTVLAPDLGLDLNVPRIDLRLRVQGDRVRAGLRAWPEELSSATPRDNRDDGRPAPVVAMLDFHRHGGAGRAYVGIDRAELQPLASVLDLHGITLQTGDGRARAWADLEDKRLVGVKLETTLERVVLAGSTIAPVPGAAGQIPLQVIDLLESRVIWRRTDGGWQLDAPLLHLQTQGEDHRFGPLTLAAGRQYGLVAEHIDLQPLASLAVLSNQLPGPLRHWLLHARPHGSLSGVDLQGRRDGGMQGAVRIDGLGFAPLGNAPGINGLAADVRGDAEGFSAQLDPSAAMSFDWPRGFGVPHVVHLTGNVAGWRGPDGWQAGTSALRIQGPDFGANVRGGLGWNGDGGRPRIDLAATVDETRLPVAKGFWVRHLMPEALLHWLDTALVDGIVRDGRAIVSGDLDDWPFDDHTGRFEASAHITDATVAFQPDWPAATGLDLQASFIGNGLDISGHGTLAGIAIPSVKASVDHYDHGTLAIQAKGSSDVSRLLGLLRASPLQQLNPETFASIKGSGPAEVDFAMALPMVEHGALAIDGNVRLAGARLADPRWGLAFEQVRGPVTYTQNGFRADRLDVQMGGRPGKLSLRSGKDAVRDSGNVLEADLQAQFGADTLLARAPELGWLAPYMHGRSSWTVGVLVPAAGTGSGGAARLKLQSDLVGTALTLPAPLAKPAGQRLAATVETALPLEQGEVQVVLGDVLALRARSSGQRTGIRAALGTATLPAPAPASGLIASGRARSLDAIGWVGLARAGAGDGSGAGVPLGQIDIRTDRLQLFGGEFGDARVRVSPGAGGALLVQAEGPRLQGRLQVPESSTAPVSGRFERVHWRLPTKAAGAPKPAPHVATATVDEDIDPARIPPLALDIDDLRLDDAVLGRASLRTRATAAGLQIEHFSAQRPGQRIDVRGSWTGRGRVARTRFEVDLASTDFGRLLAGLGHVGRLDGGEGRMSLAAEWPGGPMQFELVKVSGNLKGEVRDGRLLDVEPGAGRVLGLLSIAELPRRLMLDFRDFFSKGFAFNEAKGDIRFAGGMASSDDLRIEGPAARINIRGEADLRAETFNQTIEVLPRSGNLLTVAGALAGGPVGAAIGAAANAVLRKPLGQIGAKTYRVSGPWKDPHVDVVSREPERNGQARPAASAAGPGNASSPAPPPETGTRQNSTGTSAQAPARPAVEPPPESPARPPAG
- the rng gene encoding ribonuclease G, yielding MSEEILVNVTPRETRVAVVENGMLQELHIERGWARGVVGNVYKGKVQRVMPGMQAAFVEIGLERAAFLHAADIVRPSAPALTGEEDPNAPPPPTRPISELLRDGQEIIVQVVKDPIGGKGARLTTLTSIPSRYLVLLPHTRVIGVSARIEDEAERARLKGIVGGLTAAGDTHGYIVRTNAEGQPEEALADDVAYLARVWSLIGERSASARVGECIYEDLTLPLRAVRDLIRRDVDKVKVDSRETFERLRTFASQFMSAAGAAGTTELAQKIGHYAGERPIFDLYGVEDEIQRALDKQVPLKSGGYLVIDQTEAMTTVDINTGSFLGQRNLEETVYRTNLEAAQSVARQLRLRNLGGIIIIDFIDMNDAEHKRQVLRTLEKALAKDHAKTTVYDFSPLGLVEMTRKRTTESLQRQLTEACHECNGRGTLKTPETVTYEIFREIVRQVRQFDADRLMVMASPKVVARITEEESTAVAELEEFLGKSIRFQADDQYAQEQFDVVLL
- a CDS encoding Maf family protein, with the translated sequence MLYLASRSPRRRELLTRLGLEFAVLELDVPEQRQADETAQAYVSRVARDKALAGLARVSGEPDALVLGCDTEVILDEDVFGKPRDSAEAAAMLRRLSGVPHTVVSALALVSASRHEEAVSVSEVRFARLPDAVIDAYVDSGEPFGKAGGYAIQGLAEAFVERLDGSHSGVMGLPLHQSAQLLATFGLGPLAAGLPTCATEAP